From Juglans regia cultivar Chandler chromosome 8, Walnut 2.0, whole genome shotgun sequence, the proteins below share one genomic window:
- the LOC108989131 gene encoding LEAF RUST 10 DISEASE-RESISTANCE LOCUS RECEPTOR-LIKE PROTEIN KINASE-like 2.2 isoform X3, which yields MTFPAELRVLISTVLVLILVPPSSSLNNTDHYCPPSSCGNIPNISYPFRLKGDPPNCGDQRYELSCDENNYTLLSLHDGSKYYVSQINYNNYTIRIVDSGIQEDNYSFIPLHFLNRHNFSWSYLDPYQLYGSASNLTILTLSEVVAIVNCEKPVTWASSLIHWDTTSTKCSNINNGSVPSSNSSFSQYSKWYLISGKSGVNVMDVEESCTIEQISLTSWPGQISADPNISCTDILNVFSYGVELSWYRIYCGSCGKYCSCYLDEYDNQVSCYLWGNAPTWVGFLLKQARTVVHYAGLLWLIAYCVGFSGRDVGPEPISQYWHLAISVLGAPFVIAFLIYKWRRRHLSMYNDVEEFLQSQNNLMPIRYSFSEIKKMTKGFRERLGEGGFGTVFKGTLRSGRLVAVKMLSQSKANGQDFISEVATIGRIHHVNIVQLIGFCVHGSKRALIYEFMPNGSLNKHIFSSEASILNYEKTYDIALGVAHGIEYLHQGCDMQILHFDIKPHNILLDENLKPKVSDFGLAKLYPVEDSIVPLTRARGTFGYMAPEMLYKNIGGISYKADVYSFGMLLMEMVSRRKNLHASTEHLSQIYFPTWIYDQFHDGKNIEIEDATEDERKLCKKMIIVALWCIQLKPSDRPSMMKVIKMLEGDVECLQVPLKPLQPSPKREIKGARDNSNQASSSIQSDESSLA from the exons ATGACTTTCCCCGCTGAACTCAGGGTCCTTATAAGTACTGTTCTTGTCCTAATCCTTGTTCCTCCATCTTCTAGTCTTAATAATACTGATCACTACTGTCCTCCTTCTTCCTGTGGCAATATCCCCAACATCAGCTATCCGTTTCGACTAAAAGGCGATCCCCCAAATTGCGGAGACCAAAGGTATGAGCTCTCATGTGATGAGAACAACTACACGTTGTTATCTTTACATGATGGTAGTAAATACTATGTAAGccaaatcaattacaacaacTACACAATCCGAATTGTAGACTCAGGTATTCAGGAGGATAATTACTCCTTCATCCCTCTTCATTTTCTAAACCGTCATAATTTCAGTTGGAGTTATTTGGATCCATATCAATTATATGGGAGTGCTTCCAATTTAACAATACTAACACTATCAGAAGTTGTGGCTATTGTGAACTGTGAAAAGCCAGTGACTTGGGCTTCCTCTTTGATCCATTGGGACACGACTTCTACGAAGTgttctaatattaataatggaTCTGTGCCTTCTTCCAACTCCTCTTTTTCTCAATATTCCAAATGGTATCTTATTTCTGGCAAGAGTGGAGTGAATGTGATGGATGTGGAGGAGTCATGCACGATAGAGCAAATCTCTCTGACATCGTGGCCAGGACAAATTTCTGCTGATCCTAATATTTCCTGTACGGACATCCTCAATGTATTCTCATATGGTGTTGAGCTTTCTTGGTACCGGATTTATTGTGGAAGCTGCGGCAAATACTGTAGTTGCTACCTTGACGAGTACGATAATCAAGTTTCTTGCTACCTATGGG GAAATGCACCTACTTGGGTTGGTTTCTTACTAAAACAGGCCCGAACTGTAG TTCATTATGCTGGATTGTTATGGCTCATCG CTTATTGTGTTGGATTCTCAGGCCGGGACGTCG GACCCGAACCAATCTCACAAT ATTGGCATTTGGCAATTAGTGTATTAGGTGCTCCATTTGTGATTGcatttttgatatataaatggCGAAGGAGGCACTTATCCATGTACAATGATGTTGAGGAATTTCTGCAAAGCCAAAATAACCTCATGCCAATAAGGTACTCTTTctcagaaattaagaaaatgaccaaAGGTTTTAGGGAAAGATTGGGTGAAGGAGGATTTGGCACAGTATTTAAAGGAACACTTCGAAGTGGACGTCTTGTAGCAGTAAAGATGTTAAGCCAATCCAAAGCAAATGGACAAGATTTTATCAGTGAAGTAGCAACCATTGGAAGGATCCATCATGTGAATATAGTGCAActcattggtttttgtgttcatGGTTCAAAGCGTGCCCTTATATATGAGTTCATGCCCAACGGATCtctaaacaaacacattttttcatcagaGGCAAGTATCCTCAACTACGAGAAAACATATGATATTGCTTTAGGAGTGGCTCACGGGATTGAGTATTTACATCAAGGATGTgacatgcaaattttacattttgacattaagcctcacaacattcttcttgatgaaaatttgaaacccaaagtttcagattttggctTAGCAAAATTGTACCCGGTGGAAGATAGTATCGTTCCTTTGACTCGTGCAAGAGGAACGTTTGGATACATGGCTCCTGAAATGCTTTACAAAAACATTGGAGGCATTTCATACAAAGCTGATGTCTATAGCTTTGGAATGCTGTTGATGGAAATGGTGAGCAGAAGAAAGAACTTGCATGCATCTACAGAACATTTAAGCCAAATTTACTTCCCCACTTGGATATATGATCAATTCCATGATGGAAAGAATATAGAAATTGAAGATGCTACTGAAGATGAAAGAAAACTATGTAAGAAGATGATAATAGTTGCATTATGGTGCATACAATTGAAGCCTAGCGATCGTCCATCAATGATGAAAGTCATCAAAATGCTTGAAGGAGATGTTGAATGCTTACAAGTTCCTCTCAAGCCTCTCCAACCATCaccaaagagagagataaagggtGCTAGAGATAATTCAAATCAAGCTTCATCATCAATTCAATCAGATGAATCAAGCCttgcttaa
- the LOC108989131 gene encoding LEAF RUST 10 DISEASE-RESISTANCE LOCUS RECEPTOR-LIKE PROTEIN KINASE-like 2.2 isoform X1 yields the protein MTFPAELRVLISTVLVLILVPPSSSLNNTDHYCPPSSCGNIPNISYPFRLKGDPPNCGDQRYELSCDENNYTLLSLHDGSKYYVSQINYNNYTIRIVDSGIQEDNYSFIPLHFLNRHNFSWSYLDPYQLYGSASNLTILTLSEVVAIVNCEKPVTWASSLIHWDTTSTKCSNINNGSVPSSNSSFSQYSKWYLISGKSGVNVMDVEESCTIEQISLTSWPGQISADPNISCTDILNVFSYGVELSWYRIYCGSCGKYCSCYLDEYDNQVSCYLWGNAPTWVGFLLKQARTVVHYAGLLWLIAYCVGFSGRDVGPEPISQYNLVGLLIGLLFNWHLAISVLGAPFVIAFLIYKWRRRHLSMYNDVEEFLQSQNNLMPIRYSFSEIKKMTKGFRERLGEGGFGTVFKGTLRSGRLVAVKMLSQSKANGQDFISEVATIGRIHHVNIVQLIGFCVHGSKRALIYEFMPNGSLNKHIFSSEASILNYEKTYDIALGVAHGIEYLHQGCDMQILHFDIKPHNILLDENLKPKVSDFGLAKLYPVEDSIVPLTRARGTFGYMAPEMLYKNIGGISYKADVYSFGMLLMEMVSRRKNLHASTEHLSQIYFPTWIYDQFHDGKNIEIEDATEDERKLCKKMIIVALWCIQLKPSDRPSMMKVIKMLEGDVECLQVPLKPLQPSPKREIKGARDNSNQASSSIQSDESSLA from the exons ATGACTTTCCCCGCTGAACTCAGGGTCCTTATAAGTACTGTTCTTGTCCTAATCCTTGTTCCTCCATCTTCTAGTCTTAATAATACTGATCACTACTGTCCTCCTTCTTCCTGTGGCAATATCCCCAACATCAGCTATCCGTTTCGACTAAAAGGCGATCCCCCAAATTGCGGAGACCAAAGGTATGAGCTCTCATGTGATGAGAACAACTACACGTTGTTATCTTTACATGATGGTAGTAAATACTATGTAAGccaaatcaattacaacaacTACACAATCCGAATTGTAGACTCAGGTATTCAGGAGGATAATTACTCCTTCATCCCTCTTCATTTTCTAAACCGTCATAATTTCAGTTGGAGTTATTTGGATCCATATCAATTATATGGGAGTGCTTCCAATTTAACAATACTAACACTATCAGAAGTTGTGGCTATTGTGAACTGTGAAAAGCCAGTGACTTGGGCTTCCTCTTTGATCCATTGGGACACGACTTCTACGAAGTgttctaatattaataatggaTCTGTGCCTTCTTCCAACTCCTCTTTTTCTCAATATTCCAAATGGTATCTTATTTCTGGCAAGAGTGGAGTGAATGTGATGGATGTGGAGGAGTCATGCACGATAGAGCAAATCTCTCTGACATCGTGGCCAGGACAAATTTCTGCTGATCCTAATATTTCCTGTACGGACATCCTCAATGTATTCTCATATGGTGTTGAGCTTTCTTGGTACCGGATTTATTGTGGAAGCTGCGGCAAATACTGTAGTTGCTACCTTGACGAGTACGATAATCAAGTTTCTTGCTACCTATGGG GAAATGCACCTACTTGGGTTGGTTTCTTACTAAAACAGGCCCGAACTGTAG TTCATTATGCTGGATTGTTATGGCTCATCG CTTATTGTGTTGGATTCTCAGGCCGGGACGTCG GACCCGAACCAATCTCACAAT ATAATTTGGTAGGTTTATTAATTGGATTACTGTTCA ATTGGCATTTGGCAATTAGTGTATTAGGTGCTCCATTTGTGATTGcatttttgatatataaatggCGAAGGAGGCACTTATCCATGTACAATGATGTTGAGGAATTTCTGCAAAGCCAAAATAACCTCATGCCAATAAGGTACTCTTTctcagaaattaagaaaatgaccaaAGGTTTTAGGGAAAGATTGGGTGAAGGAGGATTTGGCACAGTATTTAAAGGAACACTTCGAAGTGGACGTCTTGTAGCAGTAAAGATGTTAAGCCAATCCAAAGCAAATGGACAAGATTTTATCAGTGAAGTAGCAACCATTGGAAGGATCCATCATGTGAATATAGTGCAActcattggtttttgtgttcatGGTTCAAAGCGTGCCCTTATATATGAGTTCATGCCCAACGGATCtctaaacaaacacattttttcatcagaGGCAAGTATCCTCAACTACGAGAAAACATATGATATTGCTTTAGGAGTGGCTCACGGGATTGAGTATTTACATCAAGGATGTgacatgcaaattttacattttgacattaagcctcacaacattcttcttgatgaaaatttgaaacccaaagtttcagattttggctTAGCAAAATTGTACCCGGTGGAAGATAGTATCGTTCCTTTGACTCGTGCAAGAGGAACGTTTGGATACATGGCTCCTGAAATGCTTTACAAAAACATTGGAGGCATTTCATACAAAGCTGATGTCTATAGCTTTGGAATGCTGTTGATGGAAATGGTGAGCAGAAGAAAGAACTTGCATGCATCTACAGAACATTTAAGCCAAATTTACTTCCCCACTTGGATATATGATCAATTCCATGATGGAAAGAATATAGAAATTGAAGATGCTACTGAAGATGAAAGAAAACTATGTAAGAAGATGATAATAGTTGCATTATGGTGCATACAATTGAAGCCTAGCGATCGTCCATCAATGATGAAAGTCATCAAAATGCTTGAAGGAGATGTTGAATGCTTACAAGTTCCTCTCAAGCCTCTCCAACCATCaccaaagagagagataaagggtGCTAGAGATAATTCAAATCAAGCTTCATCATCAATTCAATCAGATGAATCAAGCCttgcttaa